In a single window of the Raphanus sativus cultivar WK10039 chromosome 9, ASM80110v3, whole genome shotgun sequence genome:
- the LOC108826767 gene encoding ATP-citrate synthase alpha chain protein 2, giving the protein MARKKIREYDSKRLVKEHFKRLSGKELPIRSVQINQETDLNELVEKEPWLSSEKLVVKPDMLFGKRGKSGLVALKLDFAEVATFVKERLGKEVEMSGCKGPITTFIVEPFVPHNEEFYLNIVSDRLGCSISFSECGGIDIEENWDKVKTISVPTGSSLTPEICAPLVATLPLEIKGELEDFIQVIFTLFQDLDFTFLEMNPFALVDGKPYPLDMRGELDDTAAFKNFKKWGDIEFPMPFGRVMSPTESFIHGLDEKTSASLKFTVLNPKGRIWTMVAGGGASVIYADTVGDLGYASELGNYAEYSGAPKEDEVLQYARVVIDCATANPDGKTRALVIGGGIANFTDVAATFNGIIRALKEKEAKLKAARMHIYVRRGGPNYQKGLAKMRSLGDEIGVPIEVYGPEATMTGICKEAIEYITAAA; this is encoded by the exons ATGGCAAGGAAGAAGATCAGAGAGTACGACTCAAAGAGACTCGTGAAGGAACATTTCAAAAGGCTTTCCGGTAAAGAACTCCCTATCAGATCCGTTCAG ATTAACCAAGAGACTGATCTTAATGAGCTAGTTGAGAAGGAGCCTTGGCTCTCTTCCGAGAAGCTGGTCGTCAAACCCGACATGTTGTTTGGTAAGCGTGGCAAGAGCGGTTTGGTCGCCTTGAAACTCGATTTCGCTGAAGTTGCGACATTTGTCAAAGAGCGCTTAGGCAAAGAG GTGGAGATGAGTGGATGCAAAGGACCCATCACAACTTTCATTGTTGAGCCCTTTGTCCCACACAATGAGGAGTTTTATCTCAACATTGTTTCGGATAGGCTTGGCTGCAGCATTAGCTTTTCTGAGTGTGGAGGGATTGACATCGAGGAGAACTGGGACAAG GTCAAGACCATCTCTGTGCCCACTGGTTCTTCCTTGACACCTGAGATATGTGCACCTCTTGTTGCTACCCTTCCTCTTGAG ATCAAAGGGGAACTTGAAGATTTTATTCAAGTTATTTTCACCCTTTTCCAAG ATCTTGATTTCACTTTCTTGGAGATGAATCCTTTTGCACTGGTTGATGGGAAGCCTTATCCTTTGGATATGAGGGGTGAGCTTGATGACACCGCTGCTTTCAAAAACTTTAAGAA GTGGGGAGACATTGAATTCCCCATGCCATTTGGAAGAGTGATGAGCCCCACAGAGAGCTTCATCCACGGTCTAGATGAGAAG ACAAGCGCATCTTTGAAGTTCACTGTTCTGAATCCCAAGGGAAGGATTTGGACTATGGTTGCTGGAGGAGGTGCAAGTGTCATCTACGCAGATACT GTTGGAGATCTTGGGTATGCATCTGAGCTTGGAAACTATGCTGAATACAGTGGAGCCCCCAAAGAAGACGAGGTTTTACAGTACGCTAGAGTTGTCATCGAT TGTGCTACAGCGAATCCGGATGGGAAAACCAGAGCACTGGTGATCGGAGGTGGAATTGCTAACTTCACCGATGTTGCTGCTACCTTCAATGGCATTATCCGAGCTCTCAAGGAAAAG GAAGCAAAACTGAAAGCAGCAAGGATGCATATATATGTGAGGAGAGGAGGACCAAACTACCAAAAGGGACTTGCTAAAATGAGATCCCTTGGAGATGAAATCGGTGTCCCAATCGAG gTGTATGGTCCTGAAGCAACAATGACAGGTATCTGCAAGGAGGCAATTGAGTACATCACAGCGGCTGCATAA
- the LOC108824128 gene encoding uncharacterized protein LOC108824128: MVTEEDKIFAKNFCIDDLPDVPAGLPPHLKLKQNRVVSKKDASVVDTGDAIYSGSYVSSGVDNTMKLGNFYEDFKVDVISCTETDMEFDMIGIDAAFANAFRRILIAEVPSMAIEKVLIAYNTSLIVDEVLAHRIGLIPIAADPRLFEYLTETDQPNEKNTIVFKLHVKCPKGQSRLHVLTNELQWLPNGSEFLKESGDSTSTSKPKTYTSFSCSQDSLPEFADNPITPSHLDILISKLSPGQVLKLKLEAHAVKGIGKTHAKWSPVGTAWYRMLPEVVLLGEVEDEKAERLVKTCPMNVFDIEDMGNGRKRATVAQPRNCTLCKECIRDHDLVDLVDLRSVKDHFIFKVESTGSLPPDVLFTEAVKILEDKCERVIADLS; the protein is encoded by the exons ATGGTGACTGAAGAAGACAAGATATTCGCCAAGAACTTCTGCATCGACGACCTTCCCGACGTCCCTGCCGGACTCCCACCGCATCTGAAACTCAAGCAAAACCGTGTCGTCTCTAAAAAAGATGCTTCCGTTGTTGAT ACTGGAGATGCCATTTACTCGGGTAGCTATGTCTCTTCGGGAGTGGACAACACTATGAAGTTAGGAAACTTCTATGAGGATTTCAAAGTTGATGTGATTAGTTGCACCGAGACAGACATGGAGTTTGACATGATCGGTATCGATGCTGCATTCGCCAATGCTTTCAGAAGGATCCTTATAGCTGAG GTTCCTTCAATGGCTATTGAAAAAGTGCTTATAGCATACAACACGTCGCTTATTGTAGACGAAGTTCTTGCTCACAGGATTGGTCTTATTCCTATTGCCGCAGATCCAAGGCTCTTTGAGTATTTAACCG aaaCCGACCAGCCAAATGAGAAGAACACCATCGTTTTCAAACTCCATGTGAAATGTCCAAAAGGTCAATCACGTCTTCATG TTTTAACGAACGAGTTGCAATGGTTACCAAATGGAAGTGAGTTTCTCAAAGAATCAGGAGATTCAACCTCAACCTCAAAGCCAAAAACTTACACTTCATTCAGCTGTAGCCAAGATTCTCTCCCTGAATTTGCTGACAACCCTATCACTCCGAGCCACCTGGATATCTTGATATCAAAACTCAGCCCTGGTCAGGTACT gAAATTGAAACTTGAAGCTCATGCGGTTAAGGGCATTGGTAAAACACATGCAAAATGGTCTCCAGTAGGGACAGCTTGGTATCGAATGCTTCCTGAG GTGGTTCTACTAGGGGAAGTTGAGGATGAGAAAGCTGAACGACTGGTAAAAACCTGCCCAATGAATGTTTTTGACATTGAAGACATGGGCAATG GTAGGAAAAGGGCAACGGTAGCACAGCCTCGCAATTGCACCTTGTGTAAGGAGTGCATAAGAGACCATGACTTGGTTGACCTGGTGGATCTGCGCAGTGTCAAGGACCATTTTATAT TTAAAGTTGAGTCCACAGGATCACTGCCTCCGGATGTTCTCTTTACTGAAGCTGTGAAGATATTGGAAGATAAATGTGAGCGTGTTATCGCTGATCTCTCCTGA